A window of Sander vitreus isolate 19-12246 chromosome 18, sanVit1, whole genome shotgun sequence contains these coding sequences:
- the aida gene encoding axin interactor, dorsalization-associated protein isoform X1, whose amino-acid sequence MSDANKTIQKWHASFRKGTDFDSWGQLVEAIDEYQILARQLQKEVQSTNSSDFTEEQKKTLGKIATCLEMRSASLQCTQSKEDFKLEELKKLEIIILNILTYNKEFPFDVQPVPLRKILAPGEEENLELEEEEEDAAAGAGSTEAFPPRAPASQGTLLPRLPSEPGMTLLTLKIEKIGLKDAGQCIDPYMTISVKDLNGVDVNPMQDTPVASRKEDTYIHFSVDVEIQRHVEKLPKGAAIFFEFKHYKPKKRFTSTKCFAFMEMDEIKPGPIVIELYKKPTDFKRKKLQLLTKKQLYLHLHQTLHKDS is encoded by the exons ATGTCTGATGCCAACAAGACTATTCAGAAATGGCACGCCAGTTTTAGGAAAGGCACAGACTTTGACTCGTGGGGACAATTAGTGGAGGCTATAGATGAGTACCAAAT TTTGGCGAGACAACTACAAAAAGAGGTCCAGTCAACAAATTCATCAGACTTCACAGAGGAGCAGAAG AAAACTTTAGGAAAGATTGCAACATGCCTGGAGATGAGAAGTGCCAGTTTGCAG TGCACACAGTCAAAAGAAGACTTCAAGTTAGAAGAGCTGAAGAAACTGGAAATCA TAATTCTAAATATTCTGACCTACAACAAAGAATTTCCCTTTGATGTACAGCCAGTGCCCTTAAG GAAAATCCTGGCTCCAGGTGAAGAGGAGAAcctggagctggaggaggaggaggaggatgctgCAGCAGGAGCAGGATCTACAGAAGCGTTCCCCCCAAGAGCCCCCG CTTCGCAAG GTACCTTGTTACCACGGTTACCGTCAGAGCCTGGGATGACACTACTTACGCTAAAGATCGAAAAAATTGGGTTGAAGGATGCAGGGCAGTGCATCGATCCGTACATGACCATTAGTGTCAAAG ATTTGAACGGCGTCGATGTGAACCCAATGCAGGACACACCTGTGGCCTCCAGGAAGGAAGATACCTACATTCACTTTAGTGTGGACGTGGAGATCCAGAGACATGTGGAGAAATTACCAAAAG GAGCAGCTATCTTCTTTGAATTCAAGCACTACAAACCTAAAAAGAGGTTTACCAGCACTAAATGTTTTGCCTTCATGGAAATGGACGAGATCAAACCCGGCCCTATCGTCATCGAACT GTACAAGAAGCCCACAGACTTCAAGAGGAAGAAACTGCAGCTTCTAACAAAGAAACAACTCTATCTCCATCTTCATCAGACATTACACAAGGACAGCTAA
- the rnf8 gene encoding E3 ubiquitin-protein ligase rnf8 isoform X2 translates to MDTVTTDSSAAEEDDSSDSEVLCLMRVGRNSDWLRLFENTEMTIGRGVDVTHQLLSPSCPLMISRLHCTFKQREDGKWTVTDKNSLNGVWVNGNRIPAEEAHQLRLGDSIQLGVPVIGTEVEFDYMLVQRPLKDIKLYLAKGHREVAKAAHVAKKPKRKLTVEEVEPSTSKPKLYRCSSADKSFAKPCPLSPVKRQQRLSHTQPEETGPSRHVQEVDRPSDGSSSLCDLDNLQMYSQNILMLREQVDDTQRQVASLGGEPRQADPLREEHVRELRGQLETLRAKMHRMETLEKSFSETKRQLEAQKTQQQEELLKKQLEEALQEQKKVIDELALSREGFEEILLAKNKELEVTKEEKEKARAQKEEVVTQVTEVLENELQCIICSELFIEAVILNCAHSFCSHCIKQWRKKKDECPICRRSIQSQTRCLALDNCIDSMVENLSLDMKSRRQTLITERKGESGLCSGDGDPR, encoded by the exons ATGGATACTGTAACGACAGATTCGTCTGCAGCTGAGGAAGATGACAGTTCAGACTCAGAGGTTTTGTGTTTGATGAGAGTTGGAAGAAATTCAGACTGGCTTCGCTTGTTCGAAAACACTGAG ATGACTATAGGACGTGGTGTGGATGTAACCCACCAGTTGTTGTCTCCAAGTTGTCCTCTGATGATCTCCAGACTGCACTGTACATTTAAGCAAAGGGAAGATGGCAAGTGGACAGTGACCGACAAGAAC AGTCTCAACGGTGTTTGGGTGAATGGAAACCGCATACCTGCTGAAGAAGCCCATCAGCTGAGGCTCGGAGACTCCATACAACTCGGTGTTCCTGTAATTGGAACCGAAGTGGAGTTTGACTACATGCTCGTCCAGCGGCCCCTCAAAGACATTAAACTTTACTTGGCAAAGGGACACAGAGAGGTTGCTAAAGCAGCCCATGTTGCCAAGAAGCCCAAAAGGAAGTTGACTGTGGAAGAAGTTGAGCCGTCTACCTCAAAGCCCAAGCTCTACCGCTGCTCCTCTGCAGACAAGTCATTTGCAAAGCCCTGCCCTCTGTCACCAGTGAAACGGCAGCAGAGGCTCAGTCACACCCAGCCAGAGGAAACTGGACCCAGCAGACACGTCCAGGAAGTAGACCGGCCCTCAGATGGCTCCAGCAGTCTGTGTGACCTGGACAACTTGCAGAT GTACAGCCAGAACATCCTGATGCTGAGGGAGCAGGTGGATGACACCCAGAGGCAGGTAGCCTCGCTGGGGGGAGAGCCCCGGCAGGCTGACCCGCTCAGAGAGGAGCATGTCAGGGAGCTGCGGGGTCAGCTTGAGACGCTCAGAGCCAAGATGCACCGGATGGAGACGTTAGAGAAGTCTTTTAGTGAAACTAAGAGGCAGCTAGAG gcacagaaaacacagcaacaagAGGAGCTTTTGAAGAAACAGCTGGAAGAAGCCTTGCAAGAG CAAAAGAAGGTAATAGACGAACTTGCCCTTTCTCGGGAAGGCTTTGAAGAGATTCTCTTGGCCAAAAACAAAGAACTGGAAGTGACAAAG gaggagaaagaaaaggcgAGGGCCCAAAAAGAGGAAGTAGTTACACAAGTGACTGAAGTTCTGGAGAACGAGCTTCAGTGCATCATCTGCTCCGAGCTCTTCATTGAG GCAGTCATCTTGAACTGCGCTCACAGCTTCTGCAGTCACTGCATCAAGCAGTGGCGCAAAAAGAAAGACGAGTGTCCCATCTGCCGACGGTCCATCCAGTCCCAGACCCGCTGTCTGGCCCTGGACAACTGCATCGACAGCATGGTGGAAAACCTGAGCCTGGACATGAAGTCGAGGCGGCAGACCCTCATTACTGAAAGGAAAGGTGAGAG
- the aida gene encoding axin interactor, dorsalization-associated protein isoform X2, with the protein MSDANKTIQKWHASFRKGTDFDSWGQLVEAIDEYQILARQLQKEVQSTNSSDFTEEQKKTLGKIATCLEMRSASLQCTQSKEDFKLEELKKLEIIILNILTYNKEFPFDVQPVPLRKILAPGEEENLELEEEEEDAAAGAGSTEAFPPRAPGTLLPRLPSEPGMTLLTLKIEKIGLKDAGQCIDPYMTISVKDLNGVDVNPMQDTPVASRKEDTYIHFSVDVEIQRHVEKLPKGAAIFFEFKHYKPKKRFTSTKCFAFMEMDEIKPGPIVIELYKKPTDFKRKKLQLLTKKQLYLHLHQTLHKDS; encoded by the exons ATGTCTGATGCCAACAAGACTATTCAGAAATGGCACGCCAGTTTTAGGAAAGGCACAGACTTTGACTCGTGGGGACAATTAGTGGAGGCTATAGATGAGTACCAAAT TTTGGCGAGACAACTACAAAAAGAGGTCCAGTCAACAAATTCATCAGACTTCACAGAGGAGCAGAAG AAAACTTTAGGAAAGATTGCAACATGCCTGGAGATGAGAAGTGCCAGTTTGCAG TGCACACAGTCAAAAGAAGACTTCAAGTTAGAAGAGCTGAAGAAACTGGAAATCA TAATTCTAAATATTCTGACCTACAACAAAGAATTTCCCTTTGATGTACAGCCAGTGCCCTTAAG GAAAATCCTGGCTCCAGGTGAAGAGGAGAAcctggagctggaggaggaggaggaggatgctgCAGCAGGAGCAGGATCTACAGAAGCGTTCCCCCCAAGAGCCCCCG GTACCTTGTTACCACGGTTACCGTCAGAGCCTGGGATGACACTACTTACGCTAAAGATCGAAAAAATTGGGTTGAAGGATGCAGGGCAGTGCATCGATCCGTACATGACCATTAGTGTCAAAG ATTTGAACGGCGTCGATGTGAACCCAATGCAGGACACACCTGTGGCCTCCAGGAAGGAAGATACCTACATTCACTTTAGTGTGGACGTGGAGATCCAGAGACATGTGGAGAAATTACCAAAAG GAGCAGCTATCTTCTTTGAATTCAAGCACTACAAACCTAAAAAGAGGTTTACCAGCACTAAATGTTTTGCCTTCATGGAAATGGACGAGATCAAACCCGGCCCTATCGTCATCGAACT GTACAAGAAGCCCACAGACTTCAAGAGGAAGAAACTGCAGCTTCTAACAAAGAAACAACTCTATCTCCATCTTCATCAGACATTACACAAGGACAGCTAA